Proteins encoded in a region of the Pseudomonas denitrificans (nom. rej.) genome:
- a CDS encoding LysR family transcriptional regulator, whose product MDSLNGLRVFLQVADSLSFAQAARLLGLSASAVGKSIARLEERLGVRLFHRSTRSLSLSNEGQLFLERCRRILDELEAAEQELALSTQQARGRLKISMPLVAGLLPQVLPEFLRCYPRIQLDIDFTDRLVDVIEEGFDLVVRGGDLRDSRLKARKLGDFSLLLVASPGYLRQYGTPRRPADLNQHLCLHYRYPSSGLVQRWPLKLAPGETEPRLDGGLICNTADMLINVASQGMGIACLPDFAVRSALNDGRLVQVLSEHTTHQGSFHALWPAGRRMPLKLRVFLDFLGDRLFVTR is encoded by the coding sequence ATGGACAGCCTCAACGGCCTGCGCGTCTTCCTCCAGGTCGCCGACTCCCTGAGCTTCGCCCAGGCCGCGCGCCTGCTCGGCCTTTCCGCCTCGGCGGTGGGCAAGAGCATCGCTCGTCTCGAGGAGCGCCTGGGCGTGCGCCTGTTCCACCGCAGCACGCGCAGCCTGAGCCTGTCCAACGAAGGCCAGCTGTTCCTCGAACGCTGCCGACGCATCCTCGACGAGCTGGAAGCAGCGGAGCAGGAACTGGCGCTGTCGACCCAGCAGGCTCGCGGCCGCCTGAAGATCAGCATGCCGCTGGTGGCCGGGCTGCTGCCGCAGGTGCTGCCGGAGTTCCTCCGCTGCTATCCGCGCATCCAGCTGGACATCGACTTCACCGACCGCCTGGTGGACGTCATCGAAGAGGGCTTCGACCTCGTGGTGCGCGGTGGCGATCTTCGCGACTCACGGCTGAAGGCGCGCAAGCTGGGCGACTTCAGCCTGCTGCTGGTGGCCTCGCCCGGCTACCTGAGGCAGTACGGCACGCCGCGGCGGCCGGCGGACCTCAACCAGCACCTGTGCCTGCACTACCGCTACCCGAGCAGCGGGCTGGTGCAGCGCTGGCCGCTCAAGCTGGCACCCGGCGAAACGGAGCCACGCCTGGACGGCGGGCTGATCTGCAACACCGCCGACATGCTGATCAACGTCGCCAGCCAGGGCATGGGCATCGCCTGCCTGCCGGATTTCGCAGTGCGCAGCGCACTGAACGACGGCCGGCTGGTGCAGGTGCTGAGCGAACACACCACGCACCAGGGCAGCTTCCACGCGCTGTGGCCGGCGGGCCGGCGCATGCCGCTGAAGCTGCGGGTGTTCCTCGACTTCCTCGGCGACCGCCTGTTCGTCACCCGTTGA
- a CDS encoding MFS transporter → MKPSHDTPENRSEASRWLLLLAASLTAVLIPLCFTGPAVVLPAIAHELGGSAVALNWIVNGYVLAYGAAMMAAGSLADVYGRKRVWLVGLALFCVTTLAIPLAGSVAAIDVLRLVQGAGGSAAFAAAMAALAQEFDGPIRTRVFSLLGTTFGVGLAFGPLLAGWLTDGPGWRWVFLVPAVCALASVPVVVRFCRETRDPQARGLDWPGALSFTAALSLFTYGLLLAPEQGWASVPVIATLVLSGVLLVVFIAVERRMERPLLDLSLFSQWRFVGVQLLGASPAFAYVVLIVLLPGRFIGIEGQGALQAGWTMLALSAPLLVVPFLAALLAKHFSAGSLSAIGLLIVAGGLLWLARNLAGGVAPDMPLLVIGIGIGLPWGLMDGLAVSVVERERAGMATGIFNTVRVSADAVAIAVVGALLATLLAAQLQPLGLAAAERLMSANQLAIGNLAAVVEQLPQLAPEQLRSDYVAVFSRVLELLAGVTFVVAGLVFLLLGRERAPVLAAEA, encoded by the coding sequence ATGAAGCCCTCCCACGACACTCCTGAAAACCGATCCGAAGCCTCGCGCTGGCTGTTGTTGCTCGCCGCCAGCCTGACGGCGGTGCTGATTCCCCTGTGCTTCACCGGCCCGGCCGTGGTGCTGCCGGCCATTGCCCATGAGCTGGGCGGCTCGGCGGTGGCGCTGAACTGGATCGTCAACGGCTATGTGCTGGCCTACGGCGCGGCGATGATGGCGGCTGGCAGCCTGGCGGACGTTTACGGGCGCAAGCGCGTCTGGCTGGTCGGCCTGGCGCTGTTCTGCGTGACCACCCTGGCGATCCCGCTGGCCGGTTCGGTGGCGGCCATCGACGTGTTGCGCCTGGTCCAGGGCGCGGGTGGCTCGGCCGCCTTCGCCGCCGCCATGGCAGCGCTGGCGCAGGAGTTCGACGGGCCGATCCGCACACGGGTGTTCAGCCTGCTGGGTACTACTTTCGGCGTCGGCCTGGCGTTCGGCCCGCTGCTCGCCGGCTGGCTCACCGACGGGCCGGGTTGGCGCTGGGTGTTCCTGGTCCCGGCGGTGTGCGCGCTGGCCTCGGTTCCGGTGGTGGTGCGCTTCTGCCGCGAGACCCGTGACCCGCAGGCGCGCGGCCTGGACTGGCCCGGCGCGCTGAGCTTCACCGCCGCGCTCAGCCTGTTCACCTACGGCCTGCTGCTGGCGCCGGAACAGGGCTGGGCTAGCGTCCCGGTAATCGCGACGCTGGTGCTGAGCGGCGTGTTGCTGGTCGTGTTCATTGCCGTCGAACGCCGCATGGAGCGACCGTTGCTGGACCTGTCGCTGTTCAGCCAATGGCGTTTCGTTGGCGTGCAACTGCTGGGCGCGTCGCCAGCGTTCGCCTATGTGGTGCTGATCGTGCTGTTGCCGGGGCGCTTCATCGGCATCGAGGGGCAGGGCGCGCTGCAGGCCGGCTGGACCATGCTGGCGCTGTCGGCGCCGCTGCTGGTGGTGCCCTTCCTGGCGGCGCTGCTGGCGAAGCACTTCAGCGCTGGCAGCCTGTCGGCGATCGGCCTGCTGATCGTCGCGGGTGGCTTGCTCTGGCTGGCGCGAAACCTGGCGGGCGGTGTCGCGCCGGATATGCCGCTGCTGGTGATCGGCATCGGCATTGGCCTGCCGTGGGGGCTGATGGATGGCCTGGCGGTGAGCGTGGTCGAGCGCGAACGTGCTGGCATGGCGACGGGCATCTTCAACACGGTGCGGGTGTCCGCCGACGCGGTGGCCATCGCCGTGGTCGGCGCCTTGCTGGCGACCCTGCTCGCGGCGCAACTGCAGCCGCTGGGCCTGGCCGCGGCGGAGCGCCTGATGAGTGCGAACCAGCTGGCCATCGGCAACCTGGCGGCGGTGGTCGAGCAACTGCCGCAGCTGGCGCCCGAGCAACTGCGCAGCGACTACGTGGCGGTGTTCAGTCGGGTGCTGGAGCTGCTGGCGGGCGTGACCTTCGTGGTCGCCGGGCTGGTGTTTCTGCTGCTGGGCCGGGAACGCGCGCCGGTGCTCGCCGCCGAGGCTTGA
- a CDS encoding energy transducer TonB produces MERTTGIARIGLLLAVTAMTACSSVPKDETPRLVPRDMASPEYPQQFRPRGIDGRVKTSFDIEASGEVANVQIVESSNPALAEAVRERVSQWRFEPWQPTAKYPAPRQVVKTFEFKQAEAGTPMLPSDKAAGNSEESLANTVRELLAQPCSAISSQYAEFHQAYPDRPLDQLATFRMTSGALFLAQLGGKLDVEKNRLIGKRFDAALPRVLERCQQQPDAVYSDVLAEEMRRAQVDSAGS; encoded by the coding sequence ATGGAGAGGACAACGGGTATCGCGCGTATCGGCCTGCTGCTGGCGGTAACGGCAATGACGGCCTGCAGCAGCGTACCGAAGGACGAGACGCCACGACTGGTGCCGCGCGACATGGCGTCGCCGGAGTATCCGCAGCAGTTCCGGCCGCGGGGTATCGATGGCAGGGTGAAGACCTCCTTCGATATCGAGGCCAGCGGCGAGGTTGCCAACGTGCAGATCGTCGAGTCGAGCAACCCTGCGCTGGCCGAAGCCGTGCGCGAGCGTGTATCCCAGTGGCGCTTCGAGCCCTGGCAGCCCACCGCCAAGTACCCCGCGCCACGGCAGGTGGTGAAGACCTTCGAGTTCAAGCAGGCCGAAGCCGGCACCCCGATGCTGCCCTCGGACAAGGCGGCGGGTAACTCCGAGGAGAGCCTGGCGAACACCGTGCGCGAGCTCCTCGCCCAGCCCTGCAGCGCGATCAGCAGCCAGTACGCCGAGTTCCATCAGGCCTACCCGGACCGACCGCTGGATCAACTGGCGACCTTCCGCATGACCAGTGGCGCGCTGTTCCTTGCCCAGCTCGGTGGCAAGCTGGATGTGGAGAAGAACCGGCTGATCGGCAAGCGCTTCGATGCCGCTCTGCCTCGCGTGCTGGAGCGCTGTCAGCAGCAGCCTGACGCCGTTTATTCCGATGTGCTGGCCGAGGAGATGCGCCGCGCACAGGTTGACAGCGCCGGCTCCTGA
- the sbcD gene encoding exonuclease subunit SbcD encodes MRILHTSDWHLGQHFMGKSREAEHQAFCAWLVEQVREQAVDAVIIAGDVFDTGAPPSYAREQYNRFIVELRDTGARLVVLGGNHDSVAMLEESRDLLACLDTQVIAAVGTDLDRQLLVLPQRDGQPGAILCAIPFIRPRDVLTSQAGQSAQDKQLALQQAIQTHYRELFERAEAQREQLGRHLPIIATGHLTTVGASASESVREIYVGTLEAFPTSAFPAADYIALGHIHRPQKVGGLEHIRYCGSPIALSFDEATQGKEVLLVNLDDSGLQSVTALPVPRFQPLKSVSGSLAELLAELARVAREGSAEQPVWLEVMVHTDDYLTDIQLRVEKLCEELPVIVLRTRRERGTTQAALFSEARETLDELSPEDVFRQRLDAEDLEAPLRERLTGLYRQVVADLQEEHP; translated from the coding sequence ATGCGCATTCTCCACACCTCCGACTGGCACCTGGGCCAGCATTTCATGGGCAAGAGCCGCGAGGCCGAGCACCAGGCGTTCTGCGCCTGGCTGGTCGAACAGGTGCGCGAGCAGGCCGTGGACGCGGTAATCATCGCTGGCGACGTGTTCGATACCGGCGCGCCGCCCAGCTATGCCCGTGAGCAGTACAACCGCTTCATCGTCGAGCTGCGCGATACCGGCGCGCGTCTGGTGGTGCTGGGTGGCAACCACGACTCGGTGGCGATGCTGGAGGAGTCCCGCGACCTGCTGGCCTGCCTGGATACCCAGGTGATTGCCGCCGTCGGCACCGACCTCGATCGCCAGTTGCTGGTGCTGCCGCAACGTGACGGCCAGCCCGGCGCCATCCTCTGCGCGATTCCCTTCATCCGTCCGCGCGACGTGCTCACCAGCCAGGCCGGGCAGAGCGCGCAGGACAAGCAACTGGCCCTGCAGCAGGCGATCCAGACGCATTACCGCGAGCTGTTCGAGCGCGCCGAGGCGCAGCGCGAACAGCTTGGCCGGCACCTGCCGATCATCGCCACCGGCCACCTCACCACCGTTGGCGCCAGCGCCAGCGAGTCGGTGCGGGAAATCTACGTCGGCACCCTGGAGGCTTTCCCCACCAGCGCCTTCCCGGCGGCGGACTACATCGCTCTCGGCCATATCCACCGGCCGCAGAAGGTCGGCGGCCTGGAGCACATCCGCTATTGCGGCTCGCCCATCGCGCTGAGCTTCGACGAGGCGACCCAGGGCAAGGAAGTGCTGCTGGTGAACCTGGATGACAGCGGCCTGCAAAGCGTCACCGCACTGCCGGTGCCGCGCTTCCAGCCTCTGAAGTCGGTGTCCGGCAGCCTTGCCGAGCTGCTCGCCGAACTGGCCCGCGTCGCCCGCGAAGGCAGCGCGGAGCAGCCGGTCTGGCTGGAAGTCATGGTGCACACCGACGACTACCTGACCGACATCCAGCTGCGCGTCGAGAAGCTCTGCGAGGAGCTGCCGGTGATCGTCCTGCGCACCCGTCGCGAGCGCGGCACCACGCAGGCGGCGCTGTTCAGCGAAGCCAGGGAAACCCTCGACGAACTCAGCCCCGAAGACGTGTTTCGCCAGCGCCTGGACGCCGAGGACCTGGAGGCGCCGCTGCGCGAGCGACTGACCGGGCTGTACCGACAGGTCGTGGCCGATCTGCAGGAGGAGCATCCGTGA
- a CDS encoding dienelactone hydrolase family protein, which yields MGKSISIAARDGSGSFSGYLAVPASGHGPGVVIGQEIFGVNANMRSIADSYAEEGYVALVPDLFWRLEPNLELGYSEAEFGQAIGLFQRFDVDKGVDDIAAAMDALRALPEVEERGIGYVGFCLGGKLAYLTAARTDAACSVGYYGMGIEQMLDEAQNIKGRLVLHFAEQDVYCDASARAAIGEVLGKLPKAEIYSYPGVDHAFARPNGMHFDKPAALMAHERSIGALKREIGPDFDLSQLWEDHIHHEFAARDVPATMATMVAQPYVNHIPTMTGGVGQDELARFYRNHFVHGNPPDMKLVPISRTVGALQVVDEFVMCFTHTSEIDWMLPGVPPTGKYVEIPMLGVIRFRGDKLCHEHIYWDQASVLVQIGLLDRAGLPVAGVETAKKLLDESLESNTLMTKWKDSKGR from the coding sequence ATGGGCAAGAGCATCAGCATCGCCGCGCGTGACGGCAGCGGCAGCTTCAGCGGTTATCTCGCGGTACCGGCCAGCGGGCACGGCCCTGGCGTGGTGATCGGCCAGGAGATCTTCGGCGTCAACGCCAACATGCGCAGCATCGCCGACAGTTATGCCGAGGAAGGCTATGTCGCCCTGGTGCCCGACCTGTTCTGGCGCCTAGAGCCGAACCTGGAACTGGGCTACAGCGAAGCCGAGTTCGGCCAGGCCATCGGCCTGTTCCAGCGCTTCGACGTAGACAAGGGCGTGGACGACATCGCCGCTGCCATGGACGCCCTGCGCGCCCTGCCGGAGGTCGAGGAACGCGGCATCGGCTACGTCGGCTTCTGCCTGGGCGGCAAGCTCGCCTACCTGACCGCCGCGCGTACCGACGCGGCCTGCTCGGTGGGCTACTACGGCATGGGCATCGAGCAGATGCTCGACGAGGCGCAGAACATCAAAGGTCGCCTGGTGCTGCACTTCGCCGAGCAGGACGTGTACTGCGACGCCAGCGCCCGCGCGGCCATCGGCGAAGTCCTCGGCAAGCTGCCGAAGGCGGAAATCTACAGCTACCCCGGCGTCGACCACGCCTTCGCCCGCCCCAACGGCATGCACTTCGACAAACCCGCTGCGCTGATGGCCCACGAGCGCAGCATCGGCGCGCTCAAGCGCGAGATCGGCCCGGACTTCGACCTGTCGCAGCTGTGGGAAGACCACATCCACCACGAGTTCGCCGCCCGCGACGTGCCCGCCACCATGGCGACCATGGTCGCCCAGCCCTACGTCAACCACATCCCGACCATGACCGGCGGCGTCGGCCAGGACGAACTGGCGCGCTTCTACCGCAACCACTTCGTCCACGGCAACCCGCCGGACATGAAGCTGGTGCCGATCTCCCGCACCGTCGGCGCGCTGCAGGTAGTGGACGAATTCGTCATGTGCTTCACCCACACCAGCGAGATCGACTGGATGCTTCCCGGCGTGCCGCCCACCGGCAAGTACGTGGAGATTCCCATGCTCGGCGTGATCCGCTTCCGTGGCGACAAGCTGTGCCACGAACACATCTACTGGGACCAGGCCAGCGTGCTGGTGCAGATCGGTCTGCTCGACCGCGCCGGGCTGCCGGTGGCCGGCGTGGAGACGGCGAAGAAGCTGCTCGACGAGAGCCTGGAATCGAACACCCTGATGACCAAGTGGAAGGACAGCAAAGGTCGCTGA
- a CDS encoding AAA family ATPase has product MRILSLRLKNLNSLKGEWKIDFTAEPFAGNGLFAITGPTGAGKTTLLDAICLALYHRTPRMSVLSQSGNELMTRHTADCLAEVEFEVKGQPYRAFWSQRRARDKAEGALQAPKVELVRIDRATGEGQILTDKINDKLKQTETLTGLDFERFTKSMLLAQGGFAAFLEANANQRAELLEELTGTEIYGLISQRVFERTREVRGALDQLRARAEGFELLSAEQRGELEQQGRDAAGQETAWQAQHAALQAQRRWREDLTRAQQQVEQAGAKEAGARQALKQAQPDLQRLADSEPAARLQPLHQAWRSTHESAEQGRAALEDNRTQQASNREAVAQALWAASQYAQQMLAVREVEHKAVSEQHQELQARLAQHPQRAKLGELLGGWRAQFAQRSRLAQAIAGLQQQAHAADQALQAATEQRQTLQGTVAFMQQQIDTAGAQERQHQQQLDALLGGATETELRERLQQAQLHSRGLDRLEQLAQARAQAAAQLARWQPELDALRQKRTERDTAIVALRERYQATKQQVADKEKLLQQEQRIHQLEHLRAQLQPGEACPLCGSPEHPAVAAYQALDVSSTQSALEQARQQLAELESQGIALRGELAELDAQLQQGQRQRDEAQAALAQHQQAWQQQCEAQGIALKDDQQLSAERERHEALQAALQQQLKALEALRVQLQQAQQQRQRAERDHAEAAQQLALFEQQQTHERQRQEERAQQLAVQRTDLQQQDQTLATTLGELGFSVPDDGEQWLAERTAQWQQWQQDQQRGQELAAAERDAEQAARAAQQIAAQWQQRWQTAGFDGRQPLVIHATPHQALVQAEEQLAAAQRQADALQGREQSLAERLEQEQARLAERLASWQQALAVSPFADEATYLAALLDDARRSELSELRQRLETAITEAGTLRAAANQDVERLQAEPHGEHALEELDEQLQALATQLRELGQRQGEIRAQLQGDDNRRASQQSLFAEIARQEEEHDLWQRLNSLIGASDGARYRRFAQGLTLDHLVHLANRQLQRLHGRYQLARRSDGELELEVVDTWQGDTARDCKTLSGGESFLVSLALALALSDLVSHKTSIDSLFLDEGFGTLDGETLEVALDALDSLNATGKTIGVISHVEALKERIPVQLKVHKGVGMGYSQLDARFRFNPERSAPEKA; this is encoded by the coding sequence GTGAGAATCCTCAGCCTGCGCCTGAAGAACCTCAACTCGCTCAAGGGCGAATGGAAGATCGACTTCACCGCCGAGCCCTTCGCCGGCAACGGCCTGTTCGCCATCACCGGGCCGACCGGGGCGGGCAAGACCACGCTGCTCGATGCCATCTGCCTTGCCCTGTACCACCGCACGCCGCGTATGAGCGTGCTGTCGCAGAGCGGCAACGAACTGATGACCCGGCACACCGCCGACTGCCTTGCCGAAGTGGAATTCGAGGTGAAGGGCCAGCCTTACCGGGCCTTCTGGAGCCAGCGCCGCGCCCGCGACAAGGCCGAAGGTGCATTGCAGGCGCCAAAGGTGGAGCTGGTGCGCATCGACCGCGCCACCGGTGAAGGGCAGATTCTCACCGACAAGATCAACGACAAGCTCAAGCAGACCGAAACGCTCACCGGCCTCGACTTCGAGCGCTTCACCAAGTCCATGCTGCTGGCCCAGGGCGGTTTCGCCGCCTTCCTCGAGGCCAACGCCAACCAGCGCGCGGAGCTGCTGGAGGAGCTCACCGGTACCGAAATCTACGGGCTGATTTCCCAGCGTGTATTCGAGCGCACTCGTGAAGTACGCGGCGCGCTGGACCAGTTGCGCGCCCGCGCCGAAGGCTTCGAGCTGCTCAGCGCCGAACAACGCGGCGAACTGGAACAGCAGGGCCGCGACGCCGCCGGGCAGGAAACCGCCTGGCAAGCACAGCACGCAGCACTCCAGGCACAACGCCGCTGGCGCGAAGACCTGACCCGCGCGCAGCAGCAGGTCGAGCAGGCCGGTGCGAAAGAGGCAGGCGCGCGCCAGGCGCTGAAGCAGGCGCAACCCGATCTGCAACGCCTGGCGGACAGCGAGCCCGCCGCACGACTGCAACCGCTGCACCAGGCCTGGCGCAGCACCCACGAGAGCGCTGAACAGGGCCGTGCGGCGCTGGAGGACAATCGCACACAGCAGGCGTCCAACCGTGAAGCAGTCGCCCAGGCGCTGTGGGCGGCCAGCCAGTACGCGCAGCAGATGCTGGCTGTGCGCGAGGTCGAGCACAAGGCTGTCAGCGAACAACACCAGGAGCTGCAGGCGCGTCTGGCGCAGCATCCGCAGCGCGCGAAACTGGGAGAACTGCTCGGCGGCTGGCGCGCGCAATTCGCCCAGCGCTCGCGTCTGGCGCAGGCCATTGCCGGTCTGCAGCAGCAGGCGCATGCAGCTGATCAGGCACTGCAGGCAGCGACCGAGCAACGCCAGACGCTGCAGGGCACCGTCGCCTTCATGCAGCAGCAGATCGACACGGCCGGCGCGCAGGAGCGTCAGCACCAGCAGCAGCTCGATGCCTTGCTGGGCGGCGCAACTGAAACTGAGCTGCGTGAACGCCTGCAACAGGCGCAACTGCATAGCCGTGGGCTGGACCGTCTGGAGCAACTGGCCCAGGCCCGCGCCCAGGCTGCTGCGCAGCTGGCACGCTGGCAGCCCGAACTGGATGCGCTGCGCCAGAAAAGAACCGAGCGCGACACAGCCATCGTCGCGCTGCGCGAGCGTTATCAGGCGACCAAACAACAGGTCGCCGACAAGGAAAAACTCCTGCAGCAGGAGCAGCGCATCCACCAGCTGGAGCATCTGCGCGCGCAGTTGCAGCCCGGCGAGGCCTGCCCGTTGTGCGGCTCGCCGGAGCACCCGGCGGTGGCGGCCTACCAGGCGCTGGATGTTTCCTCCACGCAGTCAGCGCTGGAGCAGGCACGTCAGCAGCTGGCCGAGCTGGAAAGCCAGGGCATTGCCCTGCGGGGTGAACTGGCCGAACTGGATGCGCAACTGCAGCAGGGGCAGCGTCAGCGGGACGAAGCCCAGGCCGCGTTGGCGCAGCACCAGCAGGCTTGGCAGCAACAGTGTGAAGCACAGGGCATTGCGCTGAAGGACGATCAGCAGCTCAGCGCCGAGCGTGAGCGCCATGAAGCTTTGCAGGCTGCCTTGCAGCAGCAACTGAAGGCGCTGGAAGCGCTTCGGGTTCAGCTCCAGCAGGCGCAGCAGCAACGCCAGCGCGCCGAGCGCGATCACGCCGAAGCCGCACAGCAGCTGGCACTCTTCGAGCAGCAACAGACCCACGAACGCCAGCGCCAGGAAGAGCGCGCGCAGCAACTCGCGGTTCAACGTACTGACCTGCAACAGCAGGACCAGACACTGGCCACCACGCTGGGCGAACTGGGCTTCAGCGTGCCGGACGACGGAGAGCAATGGCTTGCCGAGCGCACCGCGCAATGGCAGCAATGGCAGCAGGACCAGCAGCGTGGCCAGGAACTGGCTGCGGCCGAGCGCGACGCCGAACAGGCTGCCCGCGCGGCGCAACAGATCGCCGCGCAATGGCAGCAGCGTTGGCAGACGGCTGGCTTCGATGGGCGCCAGCCGCTGGTGATACACGCAACTCCACACCAGGCATTGGTACAGGCCGAGGAGCAGCTGGCTGCCGCCCAGCGTCAGGCCGATGCCTTGCAAGGGCGCGAGCAGTCGCTGGCGGAACGGCTGGAGCAGGAGCAGGCGCGCCTTGCCGAGCGCCTGGCGAGTTGGCAGCAGGCACTGGCGGTGAGCCCGTTCGCCGATGAGGCGACCTACCTCGCCGCGCTGTTGGACGATGCCCGGCGCAGCGAACTCAGTGAACTGCGCCAGCGTCTGGAAACGGCCATCACCGAAGCCGGTACCCTGCGCGCGGCCGCGAATCAGGACGTCGAGCGCCTGCAGGCCGAGCCCCATGGCGAACACGCGCTGGAGGAACTCGACGAGCAGCTGCAAGCGCTCGCCACTCAGCTGCGCGAACTCGGCCAGCGCCAGGGCGAGATTCGTGCCCAGCTGCAAGGCGACGACAATCGCCGCGCCAGCCAGCAGAGCCTGTTTGCGGAAATCGCCCGGCAGGAAGAGGAACATGATCTCTGGCAGCGCCTCAACAGTCTGATCGGCGCCTCCGACGGTGCGCGCTACCGGCGTTTCGCCCAGGGCCTGACCCTCGACCACCTGGTGCACCTCGCCAACCGCCAGCTGCAGCGCCTGCACGGTCGCTACCAGCTGGCCCGACGCAGCGACGGCGAGCTGGAACTGGAAGTGGTGGACACCTGGCAGGGCGACACCGCGCGTGACTGCAAGACGCTGTCGGGCGGCGAGAGCTTTCTGGTCAGCCTGGCCTTGGCGCTGGCGCTGTCCGACCTGGTCAGCCACAAGACCAGCATCGATTCGCTGTTCCTCGACGAAGGCTTCGGCACCCTCGACGGCGAGACCCTGGAGGTGGCGCTGGATGCCCTCGACAGCCTCAACGCCACGGGCAAGACCATCGGCGTGATCAGTCACGTCGAGGCGTTGAAGGAACGTATTCCGGTGCAACTCAAGGTACACAAGGGCGTCGGCATGGGATACAGCCAGCTCGACGCACGCTTCCGTTTCAACCCCGAGCGATCCGCGCCGGAGAAAGCCTGA
- the aac(6') gene encoding aminoglycoside 6'-N-acetyltransferase has protein sequence MDTPVRHCEENDLPDWIDLRLQLWPGDHAEEFVEEARDILVQPQRYGAWLARDETGRALGLAEASVRSDYVNGTDGSPVLFLEGIYVREDARRQGVARALVRAVQAWGLARGCVDFASDAALDNSVSHALHRALGFVETERVVYFRKPLHD, from the coding sequence ATGGACACGCCCGTGCGCCACTGCGAAGAGAACGATCTACCCGACTGGATCGACCTGCGCCTGCAACTCTGGCCGGGCGATCACGCGGAAGAGTTCGTCGAGGAGGCACGCGACATCCTCGTGCAGCCGCAGCGCTATGGCGCGTGGCTGGCCCGCGATGAAACGGGCAGGGCGCTCGGATTGGCGGAAGCCTCGGTGCGCAGCGATTACGTGAATGGCACGGACGGCTCGCCCGTGCTGTTTCTCGAAGGCATCTACGTGCGTGAGGACGCTCGCCGGCAAGGCGTGGCGCGGGCTCTGGTGCGCGCGGTACAGGCCTGGGGCCTTGCGCGCGGCTGTGTGGATTTCGCCTCCGATGCGGCGCTGGACAACAGCGTCAGTCATGCCTTGCATCGTGCCCTGGGCTTCGTCGAAACCGAGCGGGTCGTGTACTTCCGCAAGCCCCTCCACGATTGA
- a CDS encoding Dps family protein: MKQSASAPKKPAAAKPAAKPAAKAANKPAAKPAAAKPAAKPAASKPAAKTAAAKPATKASAAKPAAAKPAAAKAAPRRAPALATPSDLSKNATRDLSAALNRLLADVFALYLKTKNFHWHVSGPHFRDYHLLLDDHATEIFAMTDAIAERNRKIGGNTIRSIGHISRLKRILDNDAEFVQPLDMLAELQEDNKSLTSYMREVHDLCDEHHDIATASLIENWIDETEQRTWFLFETSRRGDNTGH; this comes from the coding sequence ATGAAGCAATCCGCATCGGCTCCGAAGAAACCCGCAGCGGCCAAACCCGCCGCGAAGCCGGCTGCGAAAGCGGCCAACAAACCTGCCGCAAAACCCGCTGCTGCTAAGCCGGCCGCCAAGCCTGCTGCCAGCAAACCTGCCGCCAAGACTGCCGCGGCCAAGCCCGCCACCAAGGCCTCCGCTGCCAAGCCAGCCGCTGCCAAACCGGCTGCTGCCAAGGCCGCGCCGCGCCGCGCCCCTGCACTGGCCACGCCGTCGGACCTGAGCAAGAACGCCACCCGCGATCTGTCGGCGGCGCTCAACCGCCTGCTGGCGGATGTCTTCGCGCTGTACCTGAAGACCAAGAACTTCCACTGGCATGTGAGCGGTCCGCACTTCCGCGACTACCACCTGCTGCTGGATGACCACGCCACCGAAATATTCGCGATGACCGACGCCATCGCCGAGCGCAACCGCAAGATCGGCGGCAACACCATCCGCTCCATCGGCCATATCTCGCGGCTGAAGCGCATCCTCGACAACGATGCCGAGTTCGTCCAGCCGCTGGACATGCTGGCCGAGCTGCAGGAGGACAACAAATCGCTGACTTCATACATGCGTGAAGTGCACGATTTGTGCGATGAGCACCATGACATCGCCACCGCCAGCCTGATCGAGAACTGGATCGACGAGACCGAGCAGCGCACCTGGTTCCTCTTCGAGACCAGCCGCCGGGGTGACAACACCGGCCACTGA
- a CDS encoding hydrolase codes for MLIRAQTACLLLIDIQERLFPAIHDNEAVLEHSAWLLAIARRLGVPVLATEQYPKGLGPTLPALRAELAEGEVLEKIAFSAVTDPGLSQLPGGDRRQFVVCGTEAHVCVLQTVLGLLAENREVFVVAEAVGSRRPQDKALALERMRQAGAVIVSREMVAFEWLERAGTEVFREISKQFIR; via the coding sequence ATGCTGATACGCGCACAAACCGCCTGCCTGCTGCTCATCGACATCCAGGAGCGTCTGTTCCCGGCCATCCACGACAACGAGGCGGTGCTCGAGCACAGCGCCTGGCTGCTGGCCATCGCGCGGCGGCTGGGTGTGCCGGTGCTGGCCACCGAGCAGTACCCCAAGGGCCTCGGCCCGACGCTACCGGCGCTGCGCGCCGAGCTGGCCGAAGGCGAGGTGCTGGAGAAGATTGCCTTCTCGGCCGTCACCGATCCCGGCCTGTCGCAGTTGCCCGGTGGCGATCGCCGACAGTTCGTGGTGTGCGGCACCGAGGCCCATGTGTGCGTGCTGCAGACGGTGCTGGGCCTGTTGGCGGAGAACCGCGAGGTGTTCGTGGTGGCGGAGGCCGTCGGCTCGCGCCGCCCGCAGGACAAGGCGCTGGCGCTGGAGCGGATGCGCCAGGCCGGCGCGGTGATCGTCTCGCGGGAGATGGTCGCCTTCGAGTGGCTGGAGCGCGCCGGGACGGAAGTCTTCCGCGAGATCAGCAAGCAGTTCATCCGCTGA